Within the Thermosynechococcaceae cyanobacterium Okahandja genome, the region CGGCAAGAGCCGCCACAATGGTTGTTGTGGCACGCAAGACATCAACAGCAATGGCACAGTCGGGCTGCCAATCGGCAGGCACCCGCTCTGGTGTGTGGTAGGTATAGATTTTCATAAATAGTAAAAACAGTTGGCTACGATGACCCTTGATAGATAAAGTATGTCACCATTGGGATGACTGTAGCGGCAATTAACAGAACCACGACAATAATTGTGGCGGAGCGGTCATCGGTTTCGCTTTTGCTCTTGTAGGTTTTTTCGGTCACCACTTCTCGGATGACGGGGGGGCCTGGATCCGGTTCGCCTTGGAGGACTTTGGCGAGGCGATCGCCCGCGTCAAGAACCGACTGATTGTAGTTGCCATCCCGCAGCGGTACCCGCATGGTTTCCTGAACGATACTGTTGGCTGTCTCAGGGCGAAGGGTTTGAGCCACAGTGTCACCGTAGCGAATTGCCGTGCCGTTGGTGACCGTGTCAAGGGCAATAATAACTTGGTTGGCTTGGGCCTCGGCAGCGGGGAACCACTGGTCAAATAAAGCATCGACAAAGGTTTGGGGAGTTTCGCCATAGTCTAGGCGATGCACGGTTACAACGTGGACGTTAATACCGGTGTTTTTGGCTACATCTTCGAGCAATCGCCCAAGGCTACCTTCGGTAATGGGACTGAGGACGTTCCCTTCGTCAATGACGGAGGTGGCGCTAGTGGGCGGCGGAATCTCGGCGGCACTGGTGGCCCATACGGGCGTTGCCAAGATCGCGATTGCTATGGTGACTAGCCCCACACAACTTACAAAGCGTTGCCAAACCATTCGCCAATCCATGCGCAATGTACCCTAAGCGTTTCAATGCAATTTTCCCAGATTTTGCCTGATAAAATGAATTTCCTTTCAATAAATCTTAAAAAACCTTCAGTGAGCACTGGCGATCGCCCGAGCCTCAGCCCGTAAAGCCCCCCCAGAAGTTTTGAATATTGGCTGAACGGGAGGAAATAAAGGGATAGAACTGTGGTAGTTTTCCCTAACGAGCGGTTTCGGTTTTACCGGTGCGGGTAAAGCGGACTTCAATGCGGCGGCGGGACGCATCAGAATGACGGTTCGCTGGGGCTAGGGTGCCGTTAGCAAGGTATAGTTGCCCCGCAGAATAGGCGCGGAAATTCAGCCCATTTAGTTCAGGTTTTTTGCGCAGTTCGTTGGCGATCGCCAGTGCCCGCATTAAGCCTAAGTCTGCATTTGAACCGGGGGTGAGACGGCCTAATGTATTGCTAGCCACCGCTTGCTCTAGCAACAGATCAAGGTTACTGGTTCGGCCTTGGTTGGGTTGGCCATCCGTATGACCAATGATTTCAATGGTATCGATCGCGTACGCTTTGCGGTTAGCGATAATCATTGAGGTTAGGTCCGTCTGGATGTATCTGCGAAACGGCGCTGATAGCTGAGCACTGCCGACCCCAAATCGAAATTTTTCATTATCAGGAATAAACAGAATGGGGGGAGTGCCTCGCACGCCATCTATGGCTTGAAGCTGCCGTCGCAGTTGATAAATCTCTGCTTGGTTAAAAACAATAAACACGAGCATGAAAAAAGCAATTAAACTTAGAATCAGGAGGCTACCGGACATTAAATCGGTATAGGACATCCAAGGGTTGAGATCCTCTGGTTCCTGTGGCCAAGGGCGACGGGATGGGCGCATGGGGCAGCACCTACGTTTCGGGTGAGGTCAACACAGGGGTGGGCAGTTGTTGGGAGAGGGTAACAAGGTTGCGGTTAATTTGCTCAAGGGATTGAGCCGTTCGGGTCATAGACTGGCAGGAGTGTTGAGCTTGGTTGTGCAACTGTGTTAACTGATCCACCATCAATGCTGCGGCGTGATGCACAAGTTCTTCCATGCGGGTGTCAAGCGCCTTAATTTGGCTCTGGCGATCGCTATCCGTCATGGAGCGGTGTCTGCGGTAGTTTTCAAAATCAGCCCTCAGGGTTCTAAATTGTTCCGTGAGGCTCTTATACTGATAATCCATTTGGGTGGCTGCGTTGGCAATTTGAGCGGCAGCCTCACCCATTTGCTTGAGGTGGGTGTCATGGAGATGGAAAATGTTTAAAAGCTGCTGATGATTCTGTTGATTTTCAGTGATAACGTTAGACACATTGGCAGAGAACTCATTGACGGCCAATCGTACCTGATGCAGTGCCTCATTTCCCCGTAATAGGTGCTCGGAAACATTTGTGCTTACGTGTTCCACCGTGCGCAGAAGGCTAAGGAGTTCTGCGTGATTTTGGGCAAGGGTTTTTTGAGATGCGTTGGCGATCGCAACCACTTCACGCAAGTTTTCCGCGACTTGGGCTAATTCTGTGGACTTACTCGCAACTTGTTGATTAACCCTCTCAATGTGGCTGAGCAGTTCTAGGGTGATGTCGTGAATGTGGGTAAAAGTGGCGGTTGTGGTACCTAGATGGGTGGCAATTTGCTCAAAATCAATTTGCGTGCGGTTAACGGTCTCTAAGGTTTGGGATACTTTCTCATTCAGTTCAATGACGGCTGCATTTAATTGGTGCGATCGCGCCCCTGCGGCCACAAGCTGATCAATAAACTGCGCCAGTTGCTCGGTGGCGGTACTAAACGTCTCTGCAAATCGACTCTCTTCAAGCGCGCGCACTGCCGTCTGAAAGACATTAGCACCTGTAACTAGATTACCCGAAGCATTATCGATTCTGCTAAAAATTCTTTCAGCTAATTCCACATTCTGGCTGTGCATTTTCCGCAAATTTGCTAATTCCCGCTCTAGGGGCCTTTCAATGGCATCTGTCACCGTTTGGCTAAAATTTTGTAAGAAGATATTAAAGTTATGATCAATCGACTTGATTAACCGTCCAGTGGGGTTGCGGTTTTCGTTTGCAAGTTCATGATCCAGATACAGTTCCACGGCAGTGAAAAAGTGCCGCCGCACCAATGTTGTATTCCACACCGAGTTCACAGAGGTTAAGAGAATACCCAAGGAAAGACTCGCCAAACTTGAGACAAAGGCGATTGCCATGCCGCGTAATGGGTCACGGAACTGTTCAATTAAATCTTGAATCACTGTAACCGCTTGGTTAGAGCCCGCAGCTTGCAACCCTGAAATATCTAGGGTCGCCAAATTATTCATAATACTATAAACATTGATAGTGATTCCCAAAAATGTACCTAACAAACCAATGGCAATGAGGAGGTTGGGGGTGACCCGCGTCAGGTATTCTACCTGCTCTAAGGACAAGCCCCATAGTCGTTCCTGGGCAAGGGTATAGTCCACTAGGGCAGCCGTATTGATCTCATCGTAATGCTCTAAACACCTGTGCATTCGGTTTCGTAACTCTTGAATTAGGTGCGGCGCTTGACCGGTCTCTGTAGCAACCGCCCAGTCCCAGCGCGTAAAGTGCTTGAGATGATAGTACAGTCGCAGCCGCAACAGGACACTCATCAGGGCGATCGCGATCGGAACGGCAATGAAAATTTGCAGCAGTAGTGAAATCCTCACCTCTTCCCAGAAAAGAGCAATCATTTTTACCTCAACGCCGCCTAATTCGAGTTATCTTCAGCATCATTTGCTGTATCCACATTTGGTGATTGCGCAGGCAATTGATTCTTAGCGTTAATACTTTGAAGAGACTGCACTGTATGCTCTGGAAGAGGCGGTACTGGAGGGTCTGGGGGGGGATTTCCCCGCTGCCGTTCAATTTCCTCAAGTAACTCTTGAAGAATACCTTTACGAGCAACTTGAGTAAGGCCTCTAATTTCAGTTCCTGCAACAATCGGCACCATGGCGTAGTTAAGATGATGTTGGGGATATTGGCGAATTTCGTTAATCAATACTCTGATTCTCTTGCAATAGCTGTCTGCTTCCCGAGGATTACTAATCAGAAACTGGATTATTTCACTTAACTCTTCTCGCAAGACATCCACTAGATTCTGACCACGTTGGTCTTGATTGCGAACCCGAACCCAACTAAGCTGATCAATGACGGCTGACCAGTCATTGCCAAATACAATTGGTTGACCTGTTCTTTCGTTTCTCCAGATTAAATTATCACCTTCTAACTGAAAAATCCCGAGACCGAGGCACTTAAAGAATAGCTCTTGAATTTCTTGGACAACTTCAGGTGGGGGCGGCAGAATATCTGTGAGGGTAATTGTTGCATTGGTGTGCAGGTAGTTAAAATTTCCAGCCTGACAACGATTTTCGTAAGCAAACTGATAGTTTCCCTCCCTGAGGTCATTCACCAGCCGCAGTGGAAACCCAGCATACTCAGTCATGAAAATCACTTGATGCTGCTCCGAGGCCGGTAGTTGAACCCGCGTAGCATTGGCAAGTAGTCCCGTTTGTTGGAGCAACTGGGTAAAGCTTTGAACGTGCGGATCCTGACCGGCTGGTTGATGGTAAGCAATAAGCCGCGTGTACTTATGGTTCGCATTATTAAAGTGACCATCACCAAGGTTCAGGGGTAGCAGAATATCTGACTGATGTTGCAAAGTTTGCAGATAGGCAATGAGTTGTTGCTGAGAACCCATCTCCATAAATCGTTGAATGGCTGATCCTCTGAGGGTCACCATTACAGAAGCAATGCGTTTATCTACCACCTGATCGAGGGCAGGGGAAAGTTGCGTAGGAGCAAATTGCGGCCCCAGAAACCTGTGCAGACTGGGGGGGGGATCGCTACTAACCGTAGCCGCCTCTTGAATGACCTCCATCGAAAGCTGGTTTAAAGCCAAGCGCCGTTCTTGTTCTTTTGAGGGTAGAACGGCATTGATGGCCTGTTCCGTATCTTGCTTGCTCATGATGGGCAAACCAATGCGCTCTTGAATATTCACTTCTGCTAGCTTCTCGCCACGCGTTTGCAGTAATGCGATACTTTCGTTAATGTCACCGCGTAGCCTGTTCAGGCTACTAATTTTCTCACCCGTAAACGTAATTAAGTGCTCGACAGCCACCTGAACTTGACGGCTGATCTGCCATTGATAGTTTTGGCGTGCTAGGGTAACCACCTGATCCACCGCCGCCCGAAATGCTTTTTGAATCTGCTGCTTTTTGCCAAAGGGCAGGAAACGCCCCTGAATGGCTTGCACTTCGTTCTGCATGCGGCTGCTAATGTTCCGTAGCTCTGCCTCTGCCTCTTTCGGGCGCTGACCGGCATACTGATCACGTACCTGCTCAAGATTGGTTTTCAGGTATTGCAGCCAGTTTAAGGCACGATCAAGACCAAAGAACTGATGATCCGGTTGAAGAATTTGTTTTAAAAACTGCTCAATGCTTTCTTTGATGTCTTTGGTAATGTCTGATGTTTGCTCAACAATGGGGGTCAGCCACACGCCCCGCTCCTTACTGCTGTCGGCAGGGCGCACGAAGTTCAACAGTGCCGCTGCATTTTGAGGCAGTTGTACCTTAAGGCTATCTTGCTCAGCACGGGTTTGGGCAGCACTAATTTGCCGGTACTGCTCATTGCGCCAGCGCTCAAGATTCTCACTCAGGGGGCTTCCGTTGACCGCCACTTTTTCTAACCGCTGCTGTAAAAGTTGGCCAAGATCATCCGTACCCCAATCAAATTGGCTGGTATAAAGCTTCTGGATTTGAGTATTGCTGGGGGTCTGGCCAAGGCCACTTTCCCAGAATCGCAGCACCTGAATTTTAATTTGATTAGCCGCCACTAAATTAATTTTGTCTTGCGGAAAATAAATACTGGCGAGGCCGGCAGTGATGTACCGTTGGCGGTTGGGGCGGGGGTGGCGATCGTGGGGTTCGGTAGCATCAATGGCGCGCAAATTATCGCGGGCAGAAACGGCTGCGCGTGCAGTCGCATTACTCGTTACAAAAAGGCAAATTTTCTGGGCGATGATGTTGGTAATTTTCCCCTTGGCATTGGGATCGATGCCGGGAATCACGAAGGTGCCCCCCGGCGTGGCATTGGAAATTAGGTAGGTGAAGTCGTAGGGCGGACGGGATTCTGCGAGGCGGGGCTCACCCGGGTATTGGGCATTGAAGATAGTGCCCTCGCGAGTGTAGTAGTCCAGTTCTTTGAGGGCGGCATAGCAGTTGCCTTTAACCACATCGTTGTTGCCGTAGAGATCCGCGCTGATGAGAAAGTAAGCGTGGGTTTCAAAGCTGGGTACAGTTGCCGCAAAGAGCCGCCGTAGGATGTAGCCCACGTCCAGAAATATGCCACTACCGGTACCACCGCAGAGGGAACCCGCTACAAATACTCGCAATCCCGGGGCCACGTTAATGTCGCGGCTAATCAGAGCAGCGATATCGGCAGCAGCAACCCGCCCATAGGCTTGGTTCAAGGCCTGAGACACGCTGTGATAGTTCTTAAATAGGGCAAAGCGGCCTACGGGTCGCAGAGCGCCAGCGCCGTTTTCAATGGTACTCAGATTACGAATGAGTTGATTGGGGAACCACTCGAGAATGTGGTCATCAGGAGTGTCGATAAATCTGTTGTTTTGCCGACGTTCGTGGTTGTGCTTAAATTCATTGACCGTATTCGCAGGGACGCGAATATGCACGTACTCAGCGGGCGTAAATTCAATACGTTGGCCGCGGTAGCTGGGAATAGAACCAGCGCCATCGGTGTCAATCTGCACAAAACTAATAATCGGTAACTGGTTTAAGTCACCGTAGGCTTCAACAAGGTTCTGACGAATACGCACCAATACCTCTCGCCCTGTGCCTCCTAGCCCAACACAAATTGTACGCATCACGGGTAATAAGCCATCCCCTGCAGGTTCCACACCAACCATTCCGACTCCTTATCGTTAACAACACAACTTGAATACGATAAATAGGTTATAGGGAAATCCTGACTACCTCATCTTTGTATGCAAGGCTAATAAAGCCGTACTGTTTTGGAATTGCCACTGCGCCTACAATTGGTTGCCCATTATAGATTAAATCTGGCTGAAGAGGGTGGATAACAAGGGTTTGGTTTCGGCGGTCAAGGGTGGCGATCGCCTCCATACTGGGTAAAGGCACCACCCAAAATGTGCCCGGTACTGCTCCCCCTAAGCCAATTTTCTGGCCATGCTTGAGGTTAAATTGGTATTCTTGGTCTGCAACTTGCACCGTTACTGTCCACGGTATTTGCTGCCGTAGCCAGCGGATGAGCAACCCCAATCCAATGCCGATTCCCCCTAGCCCCAGCAAACTTGCTAGTAAAATTTGCCACCAAAGCTGTCCCCAGAGGTAGCTATTCACTAAGCAGACTTCGCCACCCCCGGGTTTAGGGGTACAAAACTCCTGTACGGTGGCGGGAATATCCACGACTGTTAACTGGAACTGCCCCGGTTGGATACTGCGCTGGGTCATGGGGAGGGCTTGCAGCCACTGCGATCGCTCGGCGGCGGCGGGGCTACCTGTAATACCGCAGGGGCTGTTGGGGGCTTCCACCCATTGGGCAGCTTGCCCTTCCGGTAGGTTGAGGGGAGCATCCGTTAACCAAATCACCGACTGCTCTTTGATGGGTTGGTGGTTGTGCAGCCGCTCCTGATTCAGTTGTGCCAAGT harbors:
- a CDS encoding TPM domain-containing protein; translated protein: MVWQRFVSCVGLVTIAIAILATPVWATSAAEIPPPTSATSVIDEGNVLSPITEGSLGRLLEDVAKNTGINVHVVTVHRLDYGETPQTFVDALFDQWFPAAEAQANQVIIALDTVTNGTAIRYGDTVAQTLRPETANSIVQETMRVPLRDGNYNQSVLDAGDRLAKVLQGEPDPGPPVIREVVTEKTYKSKSETDDRSATIIVVVLLIAATVIPMVTYFIYQGSS
- a CDS encoding tubulin-like doman-containing protein, which encodes MEPAGDGLLPVMRTICVGLGGTGREVLVRIRQNLVEAYGDLNQLPIISFVQIDTDGAGSIPSYRGQRIEFTPAEYVHIRVPANTVNEFKHNHERRQNNRFIDTPDDHILEWFPNQLIRNLSTIENGAGALRPVGRFALFKNYHSVSQALNQAYGRVAAADIAALISRDINVAPGLRVFVAGSLCGGTGSGIFLDVGYILRRLFAATVPSFETHAYFLISADLYGNNDVVKGNCYAALKELDYYTREGTIFNAQYPGEPRLAESRPPYDFTYLISNATPGGTFVIPGIDPNAKGKITNIIAQKICLFVTSNATARAAVSARDNLRAIDATEPHDRHPRPNRQRYITAGLASIYFPQDKINLVAANQIKIQVLRFWESGLGQTPSNTQIQKLYTSQFDWGTDDLGQLLQQRLEKVAVNGSPLSENLERWRNEQYRQISAAQTRAEQDSLKVQLPQNAAALLNFVRPADSSKERGVWLTPIVEQTSDITKDIKESIEQFLKQILQPDHQFFGLDRALNWLQYLKTNLEQVRDQYAGQRPKEAEAELRNISSRMQNEVQAIQGRFLPFGKKQQIQKAFRAAVDQVVTLARQNYQWQISRQVQVAVEHLITFTGEKISSLNRLRGDINESIALLQTRGEKLAEVNIQERIGLPIMSKQDTEQAINAVLPSKEQERRLALNQLSMEVIQEAATVSSDPPPSLHRFLGPQFAPTQLSPALDQVVDKRIASVMVTLRGSAIQRFMEMGSQQQLIAYLQTLQHQSDILLPLNLGDGHFNNANHKYTRLIAYHQPAGQDPHVQSFTQLLQQTGLLANATRVQLPASEQHQVIFMTEYAGFPLRLVNDLREGNYQFAYENRCQAGNFNYLHTNATITLTDILPPPPEVVQEIQELFFKCLGLGIFQLEGDNLIWRNERTGQPIVFGNDWSAVIDQLSWVRVRNQDQRGQNLVDVLREELSEIIQFLISNPREADSYCKRIRVLINEIRQYPQHHLNYAMVPIVAGTEIRGLTQVARKGILQELLEEIERQRGNPPPDPPVPPLPEHTVQSLQSINAKNQLPAQSPNVDTANDAEDNSN